A genome region from Megalobrama amblycephala isolate DHTTF-2021 linkage group LG16, ASM1881202v1, whole genome shotgun sequence includes the following:
- the LOC125248503 gene encoding uncharacterized protein LOC125248503 isoform X2, whose protein sequence is MSLLESEVVSVLETLVKATVKEMTKFVDISGISPLTETNVTANKSATPDFATHLNCVLERNAKEAVGKICQLFSALQHLETSQSAQDGLKTRPKQVEKRQKTLQGETHLTDDALLTSESSDQLTLVSGENIDVSWAQEEIIETEHVKTIQGC, encoded by the exons ATGTCGTTGTTGGAGTCTGAGGTCGTCTCTGTTTTGGAGACGCTTGTAAAGGCAACGGTAAAAGAAATGACTAAGTTCGTGGACATATCAGGCATATCTCCACTGACAGAAACTAACGTTACAGCAAACAAGTCTGCCACCCCAGACTTTGCA ACCCACCTGAACTGTGTGTTAGAACGTAACGCAAAGGAAGCTGTGGGGAAAATATGCCAGCTTTTCTCTGCACTTCAGCATCTTGAAACAAGTCAGAGTGCACAGGATGGCTTGAAAACAAGACCAAAGCAAGTTGAGAAACGGCAGAAGACTCTACAGGGAGAGACTCATCTAACCGACGATGCTCTCCTCACAAGTGAGTCCAGTGACCAGCTTACTCTAG TCTCTGGGGAGAACATCGATGTGAGTTGGGCACAGGAGGAGATTATAGAGACTGAGCATGTGAAAACA